A window of the Acidimicrobiales bacterium genome harbors these coding sequences:
- the lexA gene encoding transcriptional repressor LexA produces MAKQHQLSDRQRAILEFISQEMRDRGYPPSVREIGAHVGLTSPSTVHSHLAKLQKEGYLRRDPSKPRAIEVRWDATSGATDVERRPVRHVPLVGSVAAGTDVLAQEHIEETLPVPADLTGDGDLFMLTVRGDSMINAGILNGDFVVARVQSEARTGDIVVAGIPGEEATVKGYYYDPKARQVVLIPYNPSLSEMRFAPDEVTIYGKVVTVMRRL; encoded by the coding sequence ATGGCCAAGCAGCACCAGCTCAGCGATCGCCAACGCGCCATCCTCGAGTTCATCAGCCAGGAGATGCGCGACCGTGGCTACCCACCCTCGGTTCGCGAGATCGGCGCCCACGTCGGCCTCACGTCTCCCTCCACCGTGCATTCACACCTGGCCAAGCTCCAGAAGGAGGGGTATCTGCGCCGAGACCCCTCGAAGCCGCGAGCGATCGAGGTCCGTTGGGACGCCACCTCCGGCGCCACCGATGTCGAACGTCGGCCGGTGCGCCACGTGCCGCTGGTCGGAAGTGTCGCCGCCGGCACCGACGTACTGGCCCAGGAGCACATCGAGGAGACCCTGCCGGTTCCGGCCGACCTCACGGGCGACGGCGATTTGTTCATGCTGACGGTCCGGGGCGATTCGATGATCAATGCCGGCATTCTCAACGGCGACTTCGTCGTAGCGCGGGTCCAGTCCGAGGCCCGCACCGGCGACATCGTGGTTGCCGGGATCCCGGGCGAGGAAGCAACGGTGAAGGGGTACTACTACGACCCGAAGGCCCGGCAGGTCGTGCTCATCCCCTACAACCCGTCGCTCTCCGAGATGCGCTTCGCCCCCGACGAGGTCACGATCTACGGCAAGGTCGTTACCGTCATGCGCCGCCTCTGA
- a CDS encoding LysM peptidoglycan-binding domain-containing protein yields the protein MVALITDSSLPLPTSSSARPELRLIRGGLDAPARDHSVVIAVAALVAVFAAVLGIRSLQGDPPVASSAAVAESSSVDAAAGDTVIVVDEGDTLWAIARDLAPGRDPRPVVDALAARNGGTVLRAGDLLVIPADIVAADTPMLLAADADGAATP from the coding sequence ATGGTCGCACTCATCACCGATTCCTCTCTCCCGCTGCCAACCTCCTCCTCCGCTCGACCCGAGCTCCGCCTCATTCGCGGCGGGCTCGACGCCCCAGCTCGAGACCATTCCGTCGTCATCGCCGTGGCCGCTCTGGTCGCCGTGTTTGCTGCCGTCCTCGGGATCCGCTCGCTCCAGGGCGACCCGCCGGTGGCCTCGTCGGCCGCCGTGGCCGAATCGAGTTCGGTCGACGCGGCGGCGGGCGACACTGTCATCGTCGTCGACGAGGGCGACACCCTGTGGGCCATCGCCCGAGATCTTGCCCCAGGCCGTGACCCCCGACCGGTCGTCGATGCCCTCGCCGCCCGCAACGGGGGCACGGTCCTGCGGGCGGGCGATCTCCTCGTGATTCCAGCCGACATCGTTGCCGCCGACACCCCCATGCTGTTGGCGGC